A stretch of the Solanum dulcamara chromosome 6, daSolDulc1.2, whole genome shotgun sequence genome encodes the following:
- the LOC129893112 gene encoding cation/calcium exchanger 4-like: protein METKNRFYCRKRSRFRGIFNGLCLSVLVVFFFRRQDVVQSPLSKKSFSFLSTFKISAVRKEIVAENSLSYHHLGESRNIKLCGGLYKHNGYTTKCDYLKANPQCNSGGFLNYLFFFYCNCQGFSILGYVTLAIWLISLFYLLGNTAADYFCCCLEKLSNLLKLPPTVAGVTLLPLGNGAPDVFASIAAFMGSDSGEVGLNSVLGGAVFVTCVVVGTVSLCVAEQCIQIDKKCFIRDVCFFIIALLSLLALLILGKVSVLGAAAFISIYLVYAGFVAANEMLRNRDTSLKLDLIAPLLPVTASSLDGENDSSLGGSESADGLLQLQPQLPHWMWSSNVAIFSDEVVKDNSVESPMDLWGWNEQDDVDNQSSSLSCSKLLALLEIPLTLPRRLTIPIIDEDRWSKLYAVLSVSLAPLLLAILLNTQDNLSCPATTAYVLGAVVGGIFGGVAFVYTTTDHPPKRFLFPWLLGGFFMSIIWFYIVANELVALLVAFGVIFGVNPSILGLTVLAWGNSMGDLMSNVAIAGNSADGVQIAMSGCYAGPMFNTLAGLGISMLLGALSSRPESYMLPRDDSLYYTMAFLMLALVWALIVLPWNDMRPSKSLGLGLMTIYVVFLSSRAMLAMGDGSLHGIS from the coding sequence atGGAAACAAAGAATCGGTTTTACTGTCGAAAGAGGTCCAGGTTTCGTGGAATTTTCAATGGCCTTTGTTTGTCTGTATTGGTTGTTTTCTTCTTCCGTCGACAAGATGTTGTTCAAAGTCCACTTTCCAAGaaatctttttcctttctttctacTTTCAAAATTAGTGCTGTTAGAAAGGAAATTGTTGCTGAAAACAGTTTGAGTTATCATCATTTGGGTGAAAGCAGGAATATCAAACTCTGTGGAGGATTGTATAAGCATAATGGTTACACTACAAAATGTGACTACTTGAAGGCAAATCCTCAATGCAATTCAGGGGGTTTCTTGAattatcttttcttcttttactGTAACTGTCAAGGCTTTAGTATTCTGGGATATGTCACTCTTGCTATTTGGTTGATTTCTTTATTCTATCTATTGGGGAATACTGCTGCTGATTACTTCTGTTGTTGTCTTGAAAAGCTATCCAATTTGTTGAAATTGCCACCAACGGTAGCAGGAGTTACTCTGCTTCCTCTAGGGAATGGGGCGCCTGATGTCTTTGCAAGTATTGCTGCTTTTATGGGCAGTGATTCTGGGGAGGTGGGTTTGAATAGTGTTCTTGGTGGTGCTGTTTTTGTTACCTGTGTTGTAGTTGGTACTGTATCCTTGTGCGTTGCAGAACAATGTATACAGATTGACAAGAAATGCTTTATTAGGGAtgtgtgtttctttattatAGCACTCCTTTCTCTTCTTGCTCTTTTGATTCTAGGAAAGGTGAGTGTTTTAGGTGCTGCTGCCTTTATCTCTATTTATTTGGTGTATGCTGGTTTTGTTGCTGCAAATGAGATGCTTAGGAATCGCGATACTAGTTTGAAGTTGGATTTGATTGCTCCGTTGTTACCGGTTACAGCGAGTAGCCTAGATGGAGAGAACGATTCTTCTTTAGGTGGGTCGGAATCCGCAGATGGATTGCTGCAGCTACAACCTCAGTTGCCACATTGGATGTGGTCTTCAAATGTGGCAATCTTCTCTGATGAAGTTGTGAAGGATAATTCTGTAGAAAGTCCAATGGATTTGTGGGGTTGGAATGAACAGGATGATGTCGATAACCAGTCTTCTTCCTTATCTTGTTCCAAGTTGTTAGCACTGCTAGAAATACCATTGACACTCCCAAGAAGGTTAACAATCCCCATTATTGATGAGGACAGATGGTCAAAACTTTATGCTGTATTGAGTGTTTCTTTGGCGCCCCTGCTTTTAGCAATCCTTTTGAACACTCAGGACAATTTGAGTTGCCCTGCTACCACTGCATATGTTCTTGGTGCCGTAGTTGGTGGTATATTTGGAGGTGTTGCATTTGTCTATACCACAACTGATCATCCGCCTAAAAGATTCTTGTTTCCATGGCTCTTAGGAGGCTTCTTTATGAGTATCATTTGGTTTTATATCGTGGCAAATGAGCTAGTGGCTCTTCTGGTGGCATTTGGTGTTATTTTTGGTGTCAATCCATCGATTCTAGGGTTAACTGTCTTGGCATGGGGAAACTCTATGGGTGACTTGATGTCAAATGTTGCAATAGCAGGGAATAGTGCAGATGGTGTGCAGATTGCCATGTCAGGATGTTATGCAGGTCCTATGTTCAACACCCTTGCTGGTTTAGGCATCTCCATGCTCCTTGGAGCCTTGTCGAGTAGGCCAGAATCTTATATGCTTCCAAGAGATGATAGCTTGTATTACACAATGGCATTTCTAATGTTGGCCCTGGTTTGGGCACTCATTGTTCTACCTTGGAACGATATGCGCCCTAGCAAGTCGTTGGGATTGGGACTTATGACCATATATGTAGTTTTTCTATCAAGCAGGGCAATGCTAGCCATGGGAGATGGTTCACTTCATGGTATAAGCTAA
- the LOC129892782 gene encoding agamous-like MADS-box protein AGL82, translating to MGRRKIGMELIKNERCRNLTYQKRKKSLEKKAEELSILCQVKLCLIVYGDKEQEEPATVWPEKDTVQNLIESYRGRSDDDRRLRTHDLSFYFRELSKKVEMESSKLGKRNHEAKYPTWDEFYDNLYADQLKQLAVSLEGKIELIKQRMEYLKRISFEEMQSISYVGKQAAATTTEPCIMQNLVRKSNLQVEIIEQPLVPPTMNFPEMMINTHHMPRNRAISIGREEAVPEDSEQIWNTPSKNLAWQTQIAPAIAAAIAKVTLVR from the exons ATGGGTCGAAGGAAAATTGGTATGGAACTGATTAAAAACGAAAGATGTCGAAATTTGACGTaccaaaagaggaaaaaaagttTGGAGAAAAAAGCAGAAGAATTATCAATTTTGTGTCAAGTTAAACTTTGCTTGATAGTATACGGGGACAAGGAGCAAGAGGAACCTGCCACAGTGTGGCCAGAAAAAGACACCGTTCAGAACCTAATCGAATCATATAGAGGTCGATCGGACGATGACCGGAGATTGAGGACCCATGATTTATCGTTTTACTTCAGAGAGTTATCAAAAAAAGTGGAGATGGAGTCTTCAAAATTAGGTAAAAGGAACCATGAGGCTAAGTATCCAACGTGGGATGAATTCTACGATAATTTATATGCTGACCAATTGAAACAACTTGCTGTCTCATTGGAAGGAAAAATTGAGCTTATAAAGCAAAG GATGGAATACTTGAAGAGAATATCATTTGAGGAGATGCAGTCAATAAGTTATGTTGGAAAGCAAGCAGCAGCAACAACGACTGAGCCATGCATAATGCAGAATTTGGTTAGGAAAAGCAACTTACAAGTCGAAATAATCGAGCAGCCATTAGTTCCACCAACGATGAATTTCCCGGAGATGATGATCAATACTCATCAC ATGCCAAGGAATAGAGCTATATCTATTGGTCGAGAAGAGGCAGTCCCTGAG GATTCCGAACAAATTTGGAATACCCCATCGAAGAATTTGGCATGGCAAACTCAAATTGCACCAGCAATAGCTGCTGCCATCGCTAAAGTGACTCTTGTTCGCTAA